In the genome of Pseudomonas sp. HS6, one region contains:
- the pfkB gene encoding 1-phosphofructokinase, which yields MAKILTLTLNPALDLTVQLPRLEAGQVNRSDEMHTHAAGKGVNVAQVLADLGHQLTVSGFLGEDNLQAFETLFAKRGFTDAFIRVPGETRSNIKVAEQDGRITDINGPGPVVGAVAQQALLDRLVQIAPGHDAVVVAGSLPRGVSAQWLRELIERLKGLGLKVALDTSGEALRTALEAGPWLIKPNTEELADALGCEVVSHASQAEAANRLHAQGIEHVVISHGAEGVNWFSVGSALHATPPKVSVASTVGAGDSLLAGMLHGLLSADTPEQTLRTATAIAAQAVTQIGFGIHDAAQLTQLEQGVRVRPLTEQ from the coding sequence ATGGCCAAGATTCTTACCCTGACCCTCAACCCGGCGCTGGACCTCACGGTGCAGTTGCCACGCCTTGAGGCCGGTCAGGTCAACCGCAGCGACGAGATGCACACCCACGCCGCCGGCAAGGGCGTCAACGTCGCGCAAGTGCTGGCCGACCTCGGACATCAACTGACGGTCAGCGGCTTTCTCGGCGAAGACAATTTGCAGGCGTTCGAAACCCTGTTCGCCAAGCGTGGTTTCACTGATGCCTTTATCCGTGTGCCCGGCGAGACCCGCAGCAACATCAAGGTCGCGGAACAGGACGGACGGATTACCGACATCAACGGCCCGGGGCCGGTGGTCGGCGCGGTGGCGCAACAGGCGTTGCTGGATCGTCTGGTGCAGATCGCGCCGGGGCATGACGCGGTGGTGGTCGCCGGCAGTCTGCCACGCGGGGTCAGTGCACAGTGGTTGCGTGAATTGATCGAGCGCCTTAAGGGGCTCGGCTTGAAAGTCGCGCTGGACACCAGCGGCGAAGCGTTGCGCACGGCACTCGAGGCCGGCCCGTGGCTGATCAAACCGAACACCGAAGAGCTGGCGGATGCGCTCGGCTGTGAAGTGGTGTCTCACGCGTCTCAGGCTGAAGCGGCCAATCGGCTGCACGCTCAAGGCATCGAGCATGTGGTGATCTCCCACGGCGCAGAAGGTGTGAACTGGTTCAGTGTCGGCTCGGCGCTGCATGCCACGCCGCCGAAGGTCAGCGTTGCCAGCACGGTGGGCGCCGGTGACTCGTTGCTGGCCGGCATGCTCCACGGCCTGCTCAGCGCCGACACGCCGGAGCAAACCCTGCGCACGGCCACGGCGATTGCGGCGCAGGCGGTGACCCAGATCGGTTTCGGTATTCACGATGCGGCGCAACTGACGCAGCTCGAACAGGGCGTGCGCGTGCGCCCCCTGACAGAACAATAA